In Palaemon carinicauda isolate YSFRI2023 chromosome 1, ASM3689809v2, whole genome shotgun sequence, the genomic stretch tgtgcagatgatactGCTATCTTtgtatcaattctatcccctgaatgtagatctgaggtttctaattcccttaacagagatctactAAAATGGGTGCATggcacaaattatggggcatgaagacgAATCCTGATAAACTTCAAAaaatgatcgtaagtaggtcaaaaaaagttgctcctcaacatccggatcttagcatttataatgtttctttaactctgtataactcttttaaaattttatgtgtgattcttgacagccaattaatttacttttaagaaacacattaggtctgtgtctttttcaattgcacaaaaatatttgtttatttagaaagtcttttaacaatttcggtgatcgatctattctgaaaaagtattttaattctttcattctatcttgtttctagtattgttctcctgcctggtcttcagctgctgattctcattttaattttttggacaggaacttacagtcgattaaatttcttattcctaatctagatatcaaTAAGTTTGTTATGCCTGTTacataagttttcttttttcataattcttaccatccctCACATtccgatcttcccagacagtaccttcctgttcgtaatactaggtatgcagctaattgcaatagtaaggccttctccagcatgaggctccatactttacagtattctagaatttttattccaattttgatcaagttgtggaataatcttcctaatcgggtagttgaatcggtggaacttcaaaagttcaaatttgcagctggCTGACATAagttgtaactcttcttaaaataattcaatctaattattcattacttcttatatagtgtatttatttccttttttcctttcctaactttgctatttttccctattgaagaccttgggctaatagcatcctgcttttccaactaaggttgtagcttagctagtaataataaagatagtaataaaacAATTAGGCATTGGTAATATTTTGCGACTGAAAAAGCCAACTATCTATTCAAGAGGAAGACGATAATTATGATAAGGAAAGTTACAAAGTTACTTCAACATATTTCAGCCTTTATCTTGCAGTCTTATGATAGGGACAATGGTGTGCGCAAGGCTCCGTAAAGCCTTGATATCGGCCAAGGATGTTTTCAGCGCGATCACGATTGAACCTATGTTGTTTCTGAATGCAATGTCTATGACTGGTTCATTAGCTCCAACTGAGAATCTGAAGCTTGATAGGTACTGCAGGGTAACACTTGGTTATCCCAGTGAAGTATGTGAGAAAATGAACGATGGAAACCACGAAAGTATACAAGTGGAAGTGCAGAAACGGGTTAATATTTTTCACTTTCGTGAAAAACTAATAGCAAGCATAATTCCCGTGTTACTGTTATCATTTATCGCATCTTGGAGCGATCAAAGAGGAAGGAGATTACCTATACTTCTATCAATATTTGGTACCACCCTTAGTTCCGCAACTTATCTTTTGGTTTCTTTTTTTCCAACTTGGCCTCCAGAAATTTTGTATGTAGCCTCATTTTTTACATCGTTCGGAGGCGGGTGGTCTTTATTCTACATGGCCATCTACAGTTACATGTCTGATATGTCAAAGGCTGAAGCTCGAACCAAACGACTTGCTTTAATGAAAGGTATCTGGGGTTTGGGATCTCCAGCCGGTACTGCTATGGGAACCCTGATCTATGATGCTGGAGGGTTCTGTTGGGTCTTTGGTTTTAGCACGTTCCTTTACCTACTTTGCTTCTTTTACTCTCTTTTCCtcataaaagataataagaaactgatcgaacaaaataaagaaatctccAAACAACAGCGTTTGTGGAACCCTAAGAATGTAGTAGATTTATTTCGTGCTTGCTTAAGAAAGCGGCAAGGAAACGGGAGATGGCACATTATGCTTTTATTATGCCTCATGCTTATGATAATGGGTACGTATCCACAAAACTTTTACTTATGGGTATTGCGAGTTCTTAACTGGGACATAaactcatacagtatatacaagattGTTGATGATATCGGTTCATCGATTGCAATGATTTGCTTAACTCCGGTTTTCGTATACCTGCGTCTCCATGACTGTTCTGTGGGAGGTATGACTCTTATAGTCCTATTCTGTCGACTCTTAGCTTTTGGGATGACAACTTCAGAAAGCCAGTGGTGGGTTCCTTACGTTTTCATCTTCATTCCAGTGGAGTATGGCAGCGTCGCTATCAGGAGCAGATTAACAAAGGTTTGTATGAAATGAAAGTTTTAAATGTCAATAAAAATGTACCGATATAAAAGCACTCACacgctcacacgcacacacacatatacatatatatatatatatatatatatatatatatatatatatatatatatatatatatatatatatatatatatatacatatatatatatatatatatatatatatatatatatatttatacatatatatatatatatgtatatatatacatatatatacagtatatataaatatatatatagatatatatatatatatatatatatatatatatgtatatatatatatatatatatatatatatatatatatatatatatatatatatacattatatattctctctctctctctctctctctctctctctctctctctctctctctctctctcatatatatatatatatatatatatatatatgtgtgtgtgtgtgtgtgtgtgtgtgtgtgtattatgtgtttTGGTTTCGATAGAAGTCGTTTCACTTAGCAATGATGTTATGCATAGGTAACTATGACACACAAGTCACTGCTATTTTCATACgtgttttaactaaaaaaaaaaaaaaagagagaaaagacacACTCGTCCACGAGTCCTGACTTTGATCGTGATAGGAGATAGAAATCTCTTTTTCCTATGTTTATTTCCTCCATGTGCAATCAGAaagggtgatttgaatgaattgctactaATTAGGTCTCATATACCTAGAAGTTGGAAAAAAACACGCTGGTAAGCAAAAATTATATCCTGACTAACTAGAACATATTATAAGACGCCGTTTACTTTCGATAATTAGATTGTCATTTCTCTTCATGGCTTGTTATGGAGCAACTCTGCCTCACACTCGAGAGTATTGAGTCCCTCACtgaccattatcatcatcatcatcatctcttcctac encodes the following:
- the LOC137653655 gene encoding lysosomal proton-coupled steroid conjugate and bile acid symporter SLC46A3-like, whose protein sequence is MVCARLRKALISAKDVFSAITIEPMLFLNAMSMTGSLAPTENLKLDRYCRVTLGYPSEVCEKMNDGNHESIQVEVQKRVNIFHFREKLIASIIPVLLLSFIASWSDQRGRRLPILLSIFGTTLSSATYLLVSFFPTWPPEILYVASFFTSFGGGWSLFYMAIYSYMSDMSKAEARTKRLALMKGIWGLGSPAGTAMGTLIYDAGGFCWVFGFSTFLYLLCFFYSLFLIKDNKKLIEQNKEISKQQRLWNPKNVVDLFRACLRKRQGNGRWHIMLLLCLMLMIMGTYPQNFYLWVLRVLNWDINSYSIYKIVDDIGSSIAMICLTPVFVYLRLHDCSVGGMTLIVLFCRLLAFGMTTSESQWWVPYVFIFIPVEYGSVAIRSRLTKICDENEIGRVFAMLAVLEVFWPIAISAIFTSVYGATIEHYPSFEHLVGAGFALLAIMGFLGLRLSLNNDEIQALKKRIDAEQGRYQTKISAAERR